One Arthrobacter sp. StoSoilB19 DNA window includes the following coding sequences:
- a CDS encoding DUF1918 domain-containing protein, translated as MEAAQGDRIVVHGRTVGSSDRHGVILEVRGEGGSPPYVVRFDDGHETVMYPGGDFAVDHGNKT; from the coding sequence ATGGAGGCAGCCCAAGGCGACCGTATCGTCGTGCACGGCAGGACCGTGGGGTCCTCGGACCGGCATGGGGTGATTCTTGAAGTCCGTGGCGAGGGCGGCAGCCCACCATATGTGGTCCGCTTTGACGACGGGCATGAAACCGTCATGTATCCCGGCGGTGATTTCGCCGTCGACCACGGAAACAAGACCTGA
- a CDS encoding NUDIX hydrolase, translating into MDLFPSASTSSTPPPRTGPRDPGDAWVEGERGRYWGRFGAAGVLAYDPGKGVLLQHRAVWSHNGGTWGLPGGALHQGEEPVDGALREAYEEAAVPPESVEVLFTSVLDHGYWSYTTVVVLVRESFEPVISDPESIALLWIPTAEVDALELHPGFAASWPDLLARLDTQDP; encoded by the coding sequence ATGGATCTCTTTCCGTCCGCCAGCACGTCCTCCACTCCGCCGCCGCGCACCGGCCCGCGCGACCCGGGCGACGCATGGGTGGAGGGGGAACGCGGCCGGTACTGGGGCAGGTTCGGCGCGGCCGGCGTCCTGGCCTACGACCCCGGCAAAGGTGTGCTGCTGCAGCACCGCGCCGTCTGGAGCCACAACGGTGGAACTTGGGGCCTGCCCGGCGGGGCACTGCACCAGGGCGAGGAACCGGTCGACGGTGCCCTCCGCGAAGCCTACGAGGAAGCTGCCGTCCCGCCGGAGAGCGTGGAAGTGCTGTTCACCTCCGTGCTGGACCACGGCTACTGGTCCTACACCACCGTAGTGGTGCTGGTGCGGGAATCCTTCGAGCCCGTCATCAGCGATCCCGAAAGCATCGCACTGCTCTGGATTCCCACAGCCGAGGTGGACGCACTGGAGCTGCACCCCGGATTCGCGGCGTCGTGGCCGGACCTGCTGGCGCGGCTGGACACCCAGGATCCCTGA
- a CDS encoding endonuclease/exonuclease/phosphatase family protein has translation MRVISYNLRKHKASGELLALARNHDIDALCLQEVDSSDLPETLGPLHLADVTKGNRLGLAIYYRTTRFTALDTQSFALKKSMHDRVLAPAHERLIGTRVMDNETQHELVIGSFHAAPLTASNSLRRKQIHAAHAELLSMGKGLMTLMVGDFNYPFFTKNLDMHMKNSGYALSLSNRRTYTRYKVFKGHFDFATSLGLDITSVETLPRGNSDHLPILVTAEYGEGY, from the coding sequence ATGCGCGTCATCAGCTATAACCTCCGCAAGCACAAGGCCAGCGGCGAGCTTCTTGCCCTGGCACGGAACCATGACATCGATGCGCTGTGCCTGCAGGAAGTGGATTCCAGCGATCTGCCGGAGACCCTTGGTCCCCTGCACCTGGCCGACGTCACCAAGGGCAACCGGCTGGGGCTGGCCATCTATTACCGCACCACCCGGTTCACGGCATTGGACACGCAATCCTTCGCCTTAAAGAAATCCATGCATGACCGGGTGCTGGCCCCGGCCCATGAGCGGCTCATCGGAACACGGGTGATGGACAACGAAACCCAGCATGAACTGGTGATCGGCTCGTTCCACGCTGCCCCGCTGACCGCATCGAACTCGCTGCGCAGGAAGCAGATCCACGCAGCCCACGCCGAACTGCTGAGCATGGGCAAGGGGTTGATGACCCTGATGGTGGGCGACTTCAACTATCCGTTCTTCACCAAGAACCTGGACATGCATATGAAGAACTCGGGGTACGCCCTCTCGCTGAGCAACAGGCGGACCTACACCAGGTACAAGGTGTTCAAGGGTCATTTCGACTTTGCCACGTCCCTGGGCCTGGACATCACCAGCGTGGAAACCCTGCCGCGCGGAAACTCGGACCACCTGCCCATCCTGGTGACCGCCGAGTACGGCGAGGGCTACTAA
- a CDS encoding glycosyltransferase, whose amino-acid sequence MRRGSASSRYPGGVRTKMPRSAAGSAFARLRGSRAQDPRHALAPQAGDTMTAVLDAPGRNGGRLRPRDVVFALAGAVSLVLAAGAASTVDLPVNSDLGLVAVLPYPYWIGLLLINLTFIAALRGDARGPAGRAVMVWLLAVLVVELFGTAAFVTDIPRGEVAFRHLGIADALSSTQVIDPDIDAYFNWPGFFALLATVIKASGLQPVSIALWAPVFDVGLWLMALAVLTRTLTADPRRRWLVLWLFCLGNWQDQDYLSPQAFAFFLYLILIALLVGPLAANPGTFRGFRPADLAVWWRGRSPWEQRPQHRVSAFVVALLLVAVICASHQLTPFMMLIAMTALSLSGRLWSSRLPLITAVVLVLWLVYPASAYLIGHPPLEDAGFQGAVAANVVDRVTGTPGHSLVVKVRMVLTLVLWVLAAAGAVRDWRRKRLDIRVVLLAATPLLLFPMQSYGGEMLIRVSLFALPFVALQASSALLPREGGTRLPFLAVLALVPTFLLLTLLIETSRFGNTKFDIFTDSEMAAVAEVERIAPHGAAIISAAHPTPWRSDAYLEHRYRTMDELCRRDLSAASCGPIFYNYGRHNPAGAFVLLMRSTEASLELQGQSTERNSKELEDWLKAQGGVELIFSNADARIYRLPSP is encoded by the coding sequence ATGCGGCGCGGGAGCGCGTCCTCCCGGTACCCGGGCGGCGTGAGGACCAAGATGCCGCGCTCGGCCGCCGGTAGTGCCTTCGCCCGGCTTCGGGGCAGCCGGGCCCAGGATCCCCGCCATGCCCTGGCGCCCCAGGCAGGAGACACCATGACCGCCGTGCTCGATGCCCCCGGACGCAACGGTGGGCGCCTGCGGCCCCGCGATGTGGTCTTCGCACTGGCAGGTGCCGTATCGCTGGTGCTCGCCGCAGGGGCGGCCTCCACCGTGGACCTGCCCGTCAACAGCGACCTCGGGCTCGTTGCCGTCCTGCCCTATCCGTACTGGATAGGGCTCCTGCTGATCAATCTCACCTTCATCGCGGCGCTGCGGGGGGACGCCCGGGGCCCGGCGGGCCGCGCAGTGATGGTGTGGCTCCTCGCAGTGCTGGTTGTGGAGCTGTTTGGGACCGCAGCGTTTGTGACCGACATACCGCGGGGCGAAGTAGCGTTCAGGCATTTGGGCATTGCCGACGCACTATCAAGCACGCAGGTCATAGATCCTGACATTGACGCGTACTTCAACTGGCCGGGTTTCTTTGCCCTCCTGGCCACGGTCATCAAGGCATCCGGCCTCCAACCGGTGAGCATAGCCCTGTGGGCTCCTGTGTTCGACGTTGGGCTGTGGCTCATGGCCCTGGCAGTGCTTACCCGGACCTTGACCGCTGATCCGCGACGGCGTTGGCTGGTGCTCTGGCTTTTTTGCCTGGGGAACTGGCAGGACCAGGACTATCTGTCCCCGCAGGCCTTCGCTTTCTTCCTGTACCTCATCCTGATCGCACTGCTCGTCGGACCATTGGCCGCGAACCCCGGCACTTTCCGTGGCTTCCGGCCCGCCGACCTGGCGGTTTGGTGGCGGGGCCGGTCCCCCTGGGAGCAAAGGCCGCAGCACCGGGTGAGCGCTTTCGTGGTGGCCCTCCTGCTTGTCGCTGTGATCTGTGCAAGCCACCAGCTGACACCCTTCATGATGCTCATTGCCATGACCGCCCTCAGCCTCAGTGGGCGTCTCTGGTCCAGCCGGCTGCCGCTGATCACTGCTGTGGTGCTTGTACTCTGGTTGGTTTACCCGGCAAGTGCCTATCTCATTGGACACCCGCCCCTTGAGGACGCAGGATTCCAGGGTGCGGTTGCGGCTAATGTCGTTGACCGCGTCACCGGGACCCCGGGCCATTCGCTCGTAGTGAAAGTCCGAATGGTCCTGACCCTCGTGCTGTGGGTCCTCGCGGCGGCAGGGGCGGTACGGGACTGGCGTAGGAAGCGGCTTGACATCCGGGTGGTCCTGCTTGCAGCCACCCCGCTCCTGCTGTTCCCGATGCAGTCATACGGCGGGGAAATGCTCATCCGCGTCTCCCTGTTCGCGCTGCCCTTCGTCGCCCTGCAGGCGTCCTCGGCCCTGCTGCCAAGGGAGGGCGGCACGCGCCTTCCTTTCCTGGCCGTGTTGGCCCTCGTGCCCACCTTCCTGCTGCTGACCTTGTTGATCGAGACCAGCAGGTTCGGGAATACGAAGTTCGACATCTTCACCGACAGTGAGATGGCCGCCGTGGCCGAAGTGGAGCGGATCGCGCCTCACGGGGCGGCCATTATTTCCGCTGCCCACCCAACACCATGGCGCAGCGATGCCTACCTGGAACACCGGTACCGGACCATGGACGAGTTGTGCCGGCGGGACTTGTCAGCAGCGAGCTGCGGCCCAATCTTCTATAACTACGGCCGGCACAACCCTGCCGGCGCCTTCGTGCTGCTCATGCGGTCAACAGAGGCAAGCCTCGAGCTCCAGGGCCAGAGCACCGAACGCAACTCCAAGGAATTGGAAGACTGGCTAAAGGCCCAAGGGGGCGTGGAGCTCATATTCAGTAACGCCGACGCCCGAATCTACCGGTTGCCGTCGCCCTGA
- a CDS encoding PadR family transcriptional regulator, which translates to MRASHPTGGFGGNNLDGMWQAVEELRARFDKRVGTRAGKGEVRAAVLALLAERPMHGYQIIREIEERSGGSWKPSAGSVYPTLQLLADEGSISAEESNGRKIYSLTEAGREEVAAQRGSAPWDPAASMGGGGIASLPKAGIELAQAAAQVGRTGSAEQVQQAVAVLDEARRRLYAILARD; encoded by the coding sequence ATGCGTGCTTCACACCCCACAGGGGGATTCGGCGGAAACAATCTGGACGGCATGTGGCAGGCCGTGGAGGAATTGCGCGCCCGTTTCGACAAACGGGTGGGAACCCGCGCCGGGAAGGGAGAGGTGCGGGCAGCGGTGCTGGCACTGCTCGCGGAACGGCCCATGCATGGGTACCAGATCATCCGGGAGATCGAGGAGCGCAGCGGCGGCAGCTGGAAACCGAGCGCGGGTTCTGTCTACCCCACGCTGCAGCTGCTGGCCGATGAAGGGTCCATCAGCGCCGAGGAATCCAACGGGCGGAAGATCTACTCGCTGACCGAAGCCGGCCGTGAGGAGGTGGCGGCCCAGCGGGGATCTGCGCCATGGGATCCGGCGGCCTCCATGGGCGGAGGCGGCATCGCTTCCCTTCCCAAGGCCGGGATTGAACTGGCCCAGGCTGCGGCGCAGGTAGGCCGAACCGGTTCAGCGGAACAGGTGCAGCAGGCAGTGGCAGTGCTGGACGAGGCCCGCCGCCGGCTCTACGCCATCCTCGCCCGGGACTGA
- a CDS encoding DUF1810 domain-containing protein: MNEPFDLGRFVAAQNTGGTYDQALGELQVGRKSGHWMWFIFPQIAGLGQSAMSRKYAISSLAEARAYLDHEVLGPRLLECATVLANHADQPAEDIFGGIDARKLRSSMTLFLRAAPGETVFKTVLAQFFNGEPDPATDELLAAQDAAG; this comes from the coding sequence ATGAATGAGCCGTTTGATCTTGGGCGATTTGTTGCCGCCCAAAACACCGGCGGAACCTATGACCAGGCGTTGGGGGAGCTGCAGGTCGGCCGGAAGTCCGGGCACTGGATGTGGTTCATCTTCCCGCAGATTGCCGGGCTGGGGCAGAGCGCCATGTCACGTAAATACGCCATCTCTTCACTGGCTGAAGCCCGGGCCTACCTGGACCACGAAGTCCTGGGCCCGCGGCTTCTCGAGTGTGCCACGGTCCTGGCCAACCATGCCGACCAGCCGGCCGAGGACATCTTCGGTGGCATCGACGCCAGGAAACTCCGATCCTCCATGACACTGTTCCTCCGGGCAGCACCCGGAGAAACAGTGTTCAAGACTGTCCTGGCCCAGTTCTTCAACGGCGAGCCGGACCCTGCCACCGACGAGCTCCTGGCGGCGCAGGACGCAGCCGGCTGA
- a CDS encoding DNA alkylation repair protein: protein MTGTADVVSAAAEFVDRTLQNEGAWYRADDVAHRPGGVLASYGSSVGAVRGTVRDALRKFTDLDHDATVMLASALWGQPGPGSRPVFERRLAAVVLLQSRVRLLQHSDLTRLEGFLRSAHAADLTAPLLSDVLMPLLAGLGERERQRARGVVERWSGDPDPHLQAAAAALMKELTF, encoded by the coding sequence GTGACCGGCACAGCGGACGTGGTGTCCGCTGCGGCGGAATTTGTTGACCGTACCCTCCAGAATGAGGGCGCCTGGTACCGCGCGGACGACGTCGCACACCGCCCGGGCGGTGTGCTGGCCTCGTATGGTTCCTCCGTGGGCGCCGTCCGTGGAACCGTGCGCGACGCCCTGCGCAAATTCACGGACCTGGACCACGACGCAACCGTGATGCTGGCCTCTGCCCTCTGGGGACAGCCGGGGCCCGGCTCCCGCCCGGTTTTCGAGCGCCGCCTTGCCGCCGTGGTGCTGCTGCAGTCACGGGTGCGGCTCCTGCAGCATTCGGACCTGACCCGGCTGGAAGGCTTCCTCCGCTCCGCCCACGCAGCGGATCTGACCGCGCCCCTGCTCTCCGATGTCCTGATGCCGCTGCTGGCAGGGCTGGGGGAGCGTGAACGGCAGCGGGCCCGCGGTGTGGTGGAACGGTGGAGCGGGGACCCGGACCCCCATCTTCAGGCGGCGGCCGCTGCCCTCATGAAGGAACTGACTTTCTAA
- a CDS encoding lytic transglycosylase domain-containing protein gives MPLFVTSRGIPLLGGVLAIALAAATVLPAAAEEPPPGGYPSWSDVQQAQSSEAAKAAEIATIDGLLTGLQAQSEAAGDAAVRSAAEYAAADAELQSATSRLETLSARAARANDEVARYRKDLGALAVQSYKTGGTNAGFFVALDALGTNSVQGLNLVKLVGDKTAALVVKAAAAGKVSAALVEQEKVARSERERLSGEAKAKAGAASSARDALARQVAEEQRHGGELTAQLATLKGTTAALEGEYRQGQAALAAYEAAQAAKRAAAEEQARRQAEAAARAAAAAAQQPRPPAPAAPAAVGGNPVPVNPAPANPVPANPPPANPPPANPVPSVPEAPPAEPALPSPPAVVVPSIPGGAVNDPAGAKSYASGRLAAFGWGQDQFLCLAQLWTKESNWLTTATNAWSGAYGIAQALPPGKYASAGSDWLTSYRTQIEWGLGYIRDRYGSPCGAWNHSVSLNWY, from the coding sequence ATGCCCCTGTTCGTGACCAGCCGAGGGATCCCGCTCCTCGGTGGCGTGCTGGCCATCGCCCTGGCCGCCGCCACCGTGCTGCCGGCCGCAGCGGAGGAGCCGCCGCCCGGCGGATATCCCTCCTGGTCGGATGTGCAGCAGGCGCAGTCGTCCGAAGCGGCAAAAGCTGCAGAAATTGCCACCATCGACGGGCTCTTGACCGGCCTGCAGGCGCAGTCGGAGGCAGCCGGGGACGCAGCCGTACGGTCGGCCGCCGAATACGCTGCCGCGGATGCAGAGCTCCAGTCCGCCACATCACGCCTGGAAACCCTGTCCGCACGGGCCGCCCGCGCAAACGACGAAGTGGCCCGGTACCGGAAGGACCTCGGCGCCCTGGCCGTGCAGTCGTACAAGACAGGCGGGACCAACGCCGGGTTCTTCGTGGCGCTGGACGCCCTGGGGACCAACAGCGTCCAGGGCCTCAACCTCGTCAAGCTCGTGGGGGACAAGACGGCCGCGTTGGTGGTCAAGGCGGCGGCGGCCGGAAAGGTATCCGCTGCCCTGGTGGAACAGGAAAAGGTTGCCAGGAGCGAACGGGAGCGCCTGTCCGGGGAGGCAAAGGCAAAAGCCGGGGCAGCCAGTTCCGCCAGGGACGCACTGGCACGGCAGGTGGCCGAGGAGCAGCGGCACGGCGGCGAGCTAACGGCCCAGCTTGCCACCCTGAAAGGGACGACGGCGGCGCTTGAGGGGGAGTACCGCCAAGGCCAGGCTGCGCTGGCTGCCTACGAGGCGGCCCAGGCGGCCAAGCGCGCCGCAGCGGAGGAGCAGGCCCGCCGCCAGGCCGAAGCGGCCGCCAGGGCCGCCGCGGCGGCCGCCCAGCAGCCCAGGCCGCCCGCACCAGCCGCCCCAGCCGCCGTGGGCGGCAATCCTGTCCCGGTGAATCCAGCCCCTGCCAATCCTGTCCCGGCCAACCCTCCGCCGGCCAACCCTCCGCCGGCCAACCCTGTCCCTTCCGTTCCGGAGGCGCCGCCAGCCGAGCCGGCCCTGCCCAGCCCGCCCGCCGTCGTCGTGCCTTCCATTCCCGGTGGAGCGGTCAACGATCCGGCAGGGGCGAAAAGCTACGCGTCCGGACGCCTTGCCGCTTTCGGCTGGGGCCAGGACCAGTTCCTGTGCCTGGCCCAGTTGTGGACCAAGGAATCCAACTGGCTGACCACCGCCACCAACGCGTGGTCCGGGGCCTACGGAATTGCCCAGGCACTGCCGCCCGGCAAGTATGCCAGCGCCGGGAGCGACTGGCTGACCAGCTACCGGACGCAGATCGAATGGGGCCTGGGCTACATCCGTGACCGCTACGGGTCGCCGTGCGGGGCATGGAACCATTCCGTATCCCTGAACTGGTACTGA
- a CDS encoding metallophosphoesterase: protein MPLNLILLADTHIPKRARDLPEQVWSAVENADAVFHAGDWVEAALLDEFERRSNRLLGVFGNNDGPELRRRLPETATANLDGVRFAVVHETGPAKGREVRCDALFPDADVLVFGHSHIPWDTVSPNGLRLLNPGSPTDRRRQPACTFMEATVDGGQLAEVRLVTVQRD, encoded by the coding sequence ATGCCGTTGAACCTCATCCTGCTCGCCGATACCCACATACCCAAACGCGCCAGGGACCTGCCGGAACAGGTGTGGTCCGCCGTCGAAAATGCCGATGCCGTATTCCACGCGGGCGACTGGGTGGAGGCAGCCCTGCTGGACGAATTCGAACGCCGGAGCAACCGGCTGCTGGGTGTTTTTGGCAATAACGATGGGCCCGAATTGCGCCGGCGCCTGCCCGAAACGGCAACTGCCAACCTGGACGGAGTCCGCTTTGCGGTGGTCCATGAGACGGGGCCGGCCAAGGGCCGCGAAGTGCGGTGCGATGCGCTCTTTCCCGACGCCGATGTCCTGGTGTTCGGCCACAGCCACATCCCGTGGGACACGGTGTCGCCGAACGGCCTGCGGCTGCTGAACCCCGGGTCGCCTACGGACCGCCGCCGCCAGCCGGCGTGCACGTTCATGGAGGCCACGGTCGACGGCGGTCAGTTGGCCGAGGTCCGGCTGGTCACGGTCCAGCGTGACTGA
- a CDS encoding glucose 1-dehydrogenase produces the protein MTDQYTFRNPVTAYEKISPPRQHQPEPGLDAELEPKADLGEETYRGTGRLEGRRAIVTGADSGIGAATAIAFAREGADVVLSYLPQEEADASRIAGIIEAAGRKAVKVPADLKDSAACRDLVETAVAVLGGVDILVNNAGKQVAQEDLQDISDEQFDYTLKTNVYAMFWVTKAAVPHMPAGSTIINTTSIQAYNPSPTLVDYATTKAGINNFTKGLAQQLAPKGIRVNAVAPGPIWTPLQVSSGQPKEQLPEFGQSTPLGRAGQPAELAPAYVFLASPESSYVVGETLNVNGGSPTP, from the coding sequence ATGACTGACCAGTACACCTTCCGCAATCCCGTGACGGCCTACGAAAAAATCTCCCCGCCCAGGCAGCACCAGCCCGAGCCGGGGCTGGATGCAGAACTCGAACCCAAGGCCGACCTGGGCGAGGAGACCTACCGCGGCACCGGCCGGCTGGAAGGCCGCCGGGCCATCGTCACCGGCGCGGACTCCGGCATCGGGGCCGCGACGGCGATCGCCTTTGCAAGGGAAGGCGCCGACGTCGTGCTGTCCTACCTGCCGCAGGAAGAAGCGGACGCCTCGCGCATCGCCGGGATCATTGAAGCGGCCGGCCGCAAGGCCGTCAAGGTGCCCGCTGACCTCAAGGATTCGGCGGCATGCCGCGACCTGGTGGAAACGGCGGTGGCGGTCCTGGGCGGGGTGGATATCCTGGTCAACAATGCCGGGAAACAGGTGGCCCAAGAGGACCTGCAGGACATTTCCGACGAGCAGTTCGACTACACCCTGAAGACCAATGTCTATGCGATGTTCTGGGTGACCAAGGCCGCCGTGCCGCATATGCCTGCGGGTTCGACCATCATCAACACCACGTCCATCCAGGCCTACAACCCGTCCCCCACCCTGGTGGACTATGCCACCACCAAGGCGGGCATCAACAACTTCACCAAGGGCCTGGCCCAGCAGCTCGCGCCCAAGGGCATCCGGGTGAACGCTGTGGCCCCCGGCCCCATCTGGACGCCCCTGCAGGTCAGCAGCGGCCAGCCCAAGGAGCAGCTGCCGGAGTTCGGCCAGTCCACGCCCCTGGGCCGTGCCGGCCAGCCCGCCGAACTGGCCCCCGCCTACGTCTTCCTGGCGTCGCCGGAGTCCAGCTACGTCGTGGGCGAAACGCTGAACGTCAACGGCGGCAGCCCCACGCCCTAG
- a CDS encoding thioesterase family protein: protein MTADLSELAGGNFYYQDLGGGLFRSTIHAQGAWNAHEQHMAPASGLMADVLERHQPRGDMRMARISYEILGLIPGGEFRIDTTTLRPGRTIELVQAELVAGGRTAIRATGWRLQTSDTAGVAAVEDAAIPGPDECKPYDGSAVWPGGYIRSLEMRVAEGHRPGAGKVWLRTDHPLTDRADSGDFPRLMGLVDTANGIAARVPPGKDSYAFPNLDLQIHMYRRPEGEWLGLDNAVSFGRDGIGLTSTVLHDRQGPFGRAEQILTLRKS, encoded by the coding sequence TTGACTGCAGACCTGTCCGAACTCGCCGGGGGCAACTTCTATTACCAGGACCTTGGCGGCGGCCTGTTCCGGTCCACCATCCACGCCCAGGGCGCCTGGAACGCCCACGAACAGCACATGGCTCCCGCTTCCGGGTTGATGGCAGATGTCCTGGAACGGCACCAGCCGCGCGGGGACATGCGGATGGCCCGGATCAGCTACGAAATCCTTGGGCTGATTCCCGGCGGCGAGTTCCGCATTGACACCACCACCCTGCGGCCCGGCAGGACCATCGAACTGGTCCAGGCCGAGCTGGTGGCCGGGGGCCGGACCGCGATCCGTGCCACCGGCTGGCGCCTGCAGACCAGTGACACCGCAGGGGTGGCCGCCGTCGAGGACGCGGCGATACCGGGGCCCGATGAATGCAAACCCTATGACGGCTCCGCCGTGTGGCCCGGAGGCTACATCCGGTCCCTCGAAATGCGGGTGGCCGAAGGGCACCGGCCGGGCGCCGGGAAAGTATGGCTCCGCACCGACCATCCGCTGACCGACCGGGCGGACAGCGGTGACTTCCCGCGGCTCATGGGTCTGGTGGATACCGCCAACGGCATTGCCGCCCGGGTACCTCCGGGCAAGGACAGCTATGCGTTCCCCAACCTGGACCTGCAGATCCACATGTACCGCAGGCCCGAGGGGGAGTGGCTGGGGCTGGACAACGCGGTGTCGTTCGGCCGCGACGGGATCGGGCTGACCTCCACCGTGCTGCACGACCGGCAGGGCCCGTTCGGCCGCGCTGAACAAATCCTGACCCTGCGCAAATCCTGA
- a CDS encoding TraR/DksA C4-type zinc finger protein, with protein sequence MPDFERFRALLEEERTRRMALLPALRADIDAANSARQDSNVDDEHDPEGATIAFELSQASALLKQSSAGLDQIEAALARLAAGTYGICAVCGEPIAEGRLEARPWTPFCIHHASAGRAR encoded by the coding sequence ATGCCAGATTTCGAACGGTTCCGTGCACTGCTCGAAGAGGAGCGGACGCGGCGGATGGCGCTGCTGCCGGCGCTGCGGGCGGACATCGACGCTGCGAATTCGGCCCGCCAGGACTCCAACGTCGACGACGAACACGATCCGGAGGGCGCCACGATCGCCTTCGAGCTGTCACAGGCATCGGCGCTGCTGAAACAAAGCTCGGCGGGGCTGGACCAGATTGAAGCTGCCCTGGCCCGGCTGGCCGCGGGGACCTATGGCATCTGTGCGGTGTGCGGGGAACCCATCGCCGAGGGCAGGCTGGAAGCCCGGCCCTGGACCCCGTTCTGCATCCACCACGCCTCCGCGGGGCGCGCGCGGTGA
- a CDS encoding AarF/UbiB family protein — protein sequence MSSILQARDDPQRPLRQHRGRYRRILRFAAWNLATTWWFELFLPRIGLGGVAARTRSRRMRQFARRFHDLAVELGGLMIKVGQFLSSRLDVLPPEITKELEGLQDEVPPVAFPGIAALAGQELGAPPDQVFASVDESPIAAASLGQAHRARLDPLDAGDTGLDAVVLKVQRPGIGAIVDVDLAALRKVAGWLSHVRLVSRRADMRALVEEFAMISLQEIDYLHEAVNAERFAADFAGDDRVAVPEVVWERTTRRVLTLEDVTAIKITDARALRAAGIDPATVAPVFAAIMFDQLFTNGFFHADPHPGNIFVTPVRAGAGERPWKLTFIDFGMMGEVTPSTRSGLRKLLIAAAARDGKGLVAAINDVGVLMPSADSVGLERAMTQLFARFGGMGFAELREVDPREFRDFAVEFGDVVRSLPFQLPENFLLIIRAMSLTSGVCSALDERFNLWDSVEPYAAQLLRDERGNVVQDVARQALDAAGIALRLPGRLDALAGRLEEGSLEVAVPRLERQAARLERAGRRAASAVVFAALLVAGAIVRADDLAAGNALMAASSLPLLHALWAGRRVR from the coding sequence GTGTCGTCGATCCTCCAAGCCAGGGACGACCCGCAGCGCCCGTTGAGGCAGCACCGCGGGCGCTACCGGCGGATCCTGCGCTTCGCCGCCTGGAACCTTGCAACCACGTGGTGGTTTGAGCTGTTCCTGCCGCGGATAGGGCTTGGTGGCGTCGCCGCCCGGACGCGCTCCCGGAGGATGCGGCAGTTTGCCCGGCGGTTCCATGACCTGGCCGTGGAACTCGGGGGCCTGATGATCAAGGTGGGCCAGTTCCTGTCCTCCCGGCTCGACGTCCTGCCTCCGGAGATCACCAAAGAGCTCGAAGGGCTGCAGGACGAGGTGCCGCCGGTGGCCTTCCCGGGAATCGCCGCCCTGGCGGGACAGGAACTGGGTGCACCGCCGGACCAGGTTTTCGCCTCCGTGGACGAGTCTCCGATTGCAGCCGCCTCGCTGGGACAGGCCCACCGGGCCCGCCTGGACCCCCTGGATGCCGGGGACACTGGACTGGATGCCGTGGTCCTGAAAGTTCAGCGTCCGGGCATCGGCGCCATCGTCGACGTCGACCTTGCCGCGCTGCGGAAAGTGGCCGGCTGGCTCAGCCACGTCCGGCTCGTCTCCCGCCGCGCCGACATGCGTGCCCTGGTAGAGGAATTCGCCATGATCAGCCTGCAGGAGATTGATTACCTGCACGAGGCAGTCAACGCCGAGCGCTTTGCGGCTGACTTTGCCGGTGATGACCGGGTGGCGGTACCGGAAGTTGTCTGGGAACGGACAACCCGCCGTGTACTCACCCTTGAGGATGTCACGGCCATCAAGATCACCGATGCCCGTGCGCTCCGTGCCGCGGGCATCGATCCCGCCACGGTGGCCCCGGTTTTTGCCGCCATCATGTTCGACCAGCTGTTCACCAACGGCTTCTTCCATGCGGACCCGCACCCTGGGAACATTTTCGTCACTCCCGTCCGTGCAGGCGCAGGCGAACGCCCCTGGAAACTGACGTTCATTGACTTCGGCATGATGGGCGAGGTTACCCCATCCACGCGCAGCGGCCTGCGGAAGCTCCTGATCGCAGCAGCCGCACGCGACGGCAAGGGACTCGTGGCGGCGATCAACGACGTCGGCGTCCTGATGCCGTCGGCGGACAGCGTGGGCCTGGAACGCGCCATGACCCAGCTCTTTGCCCGCTTCGGCGGCATGGGCTTTGCCGAGCTCCGCGAAGTCGACCCCCGGGAGTTCCGGGATTTCGCGGTGGAGTTCGGCGACGTGGTCCGCTCGCTGCCGTTCCAGCTGCCGGAGAATTTCCTGCTGATCATTCGAGCCATGTCCCTGACCTCCGGTGTGTGCAGCGCGCTGGATGAACGTTTCAACCTCTGGGACTCGGTGGAACCCTACGCGGCGCAGCTGCTGCGCGACGAGCGCGGCAACGTGGTGCAGGACGTGGCCCGGCAGGCGCTCGATGCCGCCGGTATTGCCTTGCGCCTGCCCGGCAGGCTGGACGCGCTGGCCGGCCGGCTTGAGGAGGGGTCGCTGGAGGTGGCTGTTCCGCGGCTGGAGCGGCAGGCGGCGCGGCTGGAACGGGCGGGACGGCGCGCGGCCTCCGCCGTGGTTTTCGCTGCCCTGCTGGTGGCCGGCGCCATCGTCCGCGCCGACGACCTGGCGGCCGGGAACGCGCTGATGGCCGCGTCGTCCCTTCCGCTGCTGCACGCCCTGTGGGCCGGGCGCCGGGTTCGTTAA